A part of Acidimicrobiales bacterium genomic DNA contains:
- a CDS encoding OB-fold domain-containing protein, giving the protein MPKSDAPTASGRQVPLVDYLILGSDPHLEASECTQCQARFFDRRNACASCSGTEFKRVRLANDGTVRAFTIVTFAAPGVPVPFVSSVVDCDGTSVRANLINVDPTPEKLSTGMRVRLTTYSLGTDDDGVDAIGFGYEPV; this is encoded by the coding sequence ATGCCCAAATCGGATGCGCCGACGGCCTCGGGCCGACAGGTCCCGCTCGTCGACTACCTGATCCTGGGGTCCGACCCCCACCTCGAGGCCTCGGAGTGCACGCAGTGCCAGGCCCGGTTCTTCGACCGGCGCAACGCCTGCGCCTCCTGCTCGGGGACCGAGTTCAAGCGGGTCCGGCTGGCCAACGACGGCACGGTGCGGGCATTCACCATCGTGACCTTCGCCGCCCCGGGGGTGCCCGTGCCGTTCGTGTCGTCGGTCGTCGACTGCGACGGCACCTCGGTCCGGGCCAACCTGATCAACGTCGACCCGACTCCCGAGAAGCTCTCGACCGGGATGCGGGTCCGGCTGACCACCTACTCGCTGGGCACCGACGACGACGGCGTCGATGCCATCGGCTTCGGCTACGAGCCCGTCTAG
- a CDS encoding ATP-dependent Clp protease proteolytic subunit, translating into MTVIPTVVEHSARGERAFDIYSLLLRERIIFLGQEVDDQIANLLIAEILYLDAQDPDKDIYLYINSPGGLAYAGMAIYDVMQHVQADVSTICVGMGMSAAAMILAGGAAGKRFALPSSKIMIHQGSAGARGAPRDMEIHLREVLSLTRRMAEIIAHHSGQPLDRVERDIDRDFFMTAEEARVYGLVDEIIVPRRGVAAAEQAGSASSPSDRESALAGKVA; encoded by the coding sequence ATGACAGTGATCCCGACCGTGGTCGAGCACAGCGCCCGGGGAGAACGGGCCTTCGACATCTACTCACTTCTGCTGCGGGAGCGGATCATCTTCCTGGGCCAGGAGGTCGACGACCAGATCGCCAACCTGCTGATAGCCGAGATCCTGTATCTCGACGCCCAGGACCCCGACAAGGACATCTACCTCTACATCAACTCCCCCGGCGGGCTGGCCTATGCGGGCATGGCCATCTACGACGTGATGCAGCACGTGCAGGCCGACGTGTCGACGATCTGCGTCGGGATGGGGATGTCGGCGGCCGCCATGATCCTGGCCGGTGGGGCGGCCGGGAAGCGGTTTGCCCTCCCCAGCTCCAAGATCATGATCCACCAGGGATCCGCCGGCGCCCGGGGGGCGCCCCGGGACATGGAGATCCACCTCCGCGAGGTGCTCTCGCTCACCCGCCGGATGGCCGAGATCATCGCCCACCATTCCGGCCAGCCTCTCGACCGCGTGGAGCGCGACATCGACCGGGACTTCTTCATGACGGCGGAGGAGGCCAGGGTCTACGGGCTGGTCGACGAGATCATCGTCCCGCGGCGGGGCGTGGCGGCGGCGGAGCAGGCGGGCTCGGCCTCGTCCCCGTCCGACCGGGAATCGGCGCTGGCCGGCAAGGTGGCCTGA
- a CDS encoding helix-turn-helix transcriptional regulator, which translates to MSERRHQRFLPGFAEMAERRRALTDALVARRVDLGLSQTEVAARMGTSQSAVARLETGQADVRMSTLERYAAALGQVIDWRLGGPRDQR; encoded by the coding sequence GTGAGCGAGCGCCGTCACCAGCGCTTCCTTCCGGGGTTCGCCGAGATGGCGGAGCGCCGCCGGGCCCTCACCGACGCCCTGGTGGCCCGTCGGGTGGACCTCGGCCTGTCCCAGACCGAGGTGGCGGCGCGCATGGGGACGTCGCAGTCCGCCGTGGCCCGGCTGGAGACGGGACAGGCGGACGTGCGGATGTCGACCCTCGAGCGCTACGCCGCCGCTCTCGGACAGGTCATCGACTGGCGCCTGGGCGGCCCGCGGGATCAACGGTGA
- a CDS encoding ATP-dependent Clp protease proteolytic subunit codes for MTDPGNMSEQLQAAMFDRRLIMLSGDVDPIRAGDVVAGLLTLDALGDEAIDLRVNGHSDSLDAAFSLMDTIDALGVPVRVVCNGTVSGTLVGILAVAEGRVIAPHGRVRLAEPSQSFGGRAEEVAARAAQEQERLELFQRRLAERTGHPLEHIEADMQAGRYLTAEEAVAYGLADAVSS; via the coding sequence GTGACCGACCCGGGAAACATGTCCGAGCAGCTCCAGGCGGCCATGTTCGACCGGCGCCTGATCATGCTGTCCGGGGACGTCGACCCGATCCGCGCCGGGGACGTGGTCGCCGGCCTGCTCACCCTGGACGCTCTCGGCGACGAAGCGATCGATCTCCGGGTCAACGGCCACTCCGACAGCCTCGACGCCGCCTTCTCGCTGATGGACACCATCGACGCTCTCGGCGTGCCCGTCCGGGTGGTCTGCAACGGGACGGTCTCGGGCACGCTGGTCGGGATCCTGGCCGTGGCCGAGGGCCGGGTCATCGCCCCCCACGGGCGGGTGCGGCTGGCCGAGCCCAGCCAGTCCTTCGGGGGTCGGGCCGAGGAGGTGGCGGCCCGGGCCGCCCAGGAGCAGGAGCGCCTCGAGCTGTTCCAGCGGCGCCTGGCCGAACGGACCGGCCACCCCCTCGAGCACATCGAGGCGGACATGCAGGCCGGGCGCTACCTGACCGCCGAGGAGGCCGTGGCCTACGGCCTCGCCGACGCCGTCAGCTCCTGA
- a CDS encoding ABC transporter substrate-binding protein, producing the protein MAVLSGLTLAACGSSSTAGGSTATSAPSSTPSSQSSSGNTASAPGITPTSITVGQVADISEPVPGLFKSAQVGVQAYFAYINSLGGVNGRKLIVDSRDSAFNPGKITSDAKDIAQNEFAFVGNYTLFDIGLKPTLDSEHVPTISVAIGNDLGNDPNTYSPTPSTGNDYALGPYEWLKQHYPNDIQHVGILYAAATASTKQAFTVQSQALAHLGFNIVYARGFSQNETTFTSDVLAMKAKGVKIFMGVAFPDNYAATISREFSEQNFHPLNWETAGYGSQFLPLAGGTANGAYLPLGTALFLGQDSSAIPAVATFTKWMKQIDSKDSIALWGATSWSAAALFVQALKDAGKNPTRASLVAALNKITSFDAGGLIAPSNPAKNIPANCWLLAQVKNNQIVRVSPSPKSGFICSPGDMLPINGWTPETR; encoded by the coding sequence GTGGCAGTTCTGTCCGGCCTCACGCTGGCGGCCTGCGGGTCGTCGTCCACGGCGGGGGGGAGCACGGCCACCTCGGCCCCGTCGAGCACCCCGTCGTCCCAGTCGAGCTCCGGTAACACCGCATCGGCGCCCGGGATCACCCCGACCTCGATCACCGTGGGCCAGGTAGCCGACATCTCCGAGCCCGTGCCCGGGCTGTTCAAGAGCGCCCAGGTGGGCGTCCAGGCGTATTTCGCCTACATCAACAGCCTCGGCGGGGTCAACGGGCGCAAGCTGATCGTCGACTCCCGGGACAGCGCCTTCAACCCCGGCAAGATCACCAGCGACGCCAAGGACATCGCCCAGAACGAGTTCGCCTTCGTGGGCAACTACACCCTGTTCGACATCGGGTTGAAGCCGACCCTCGACTCCGAGCACGTGCCCACCATCTCGGTGGCCATCGGCAACGACCTGGGCAATGACCCCAACACCTACAGCCCGACCCCGTCGACCGGTAACGACTACGCCCTCGGCCCGTACGAGTGGCTCAAGCAGCACTACCCCAACGACATTCAGCACGTCGGCATCCTCTACGCCGCCGCCACCGCCTCGACCAAGCAGGCCTTCACCGTGCAGTCGCAGGCCCTGGCCCACCTCGGGTTCAACATCGTCTACGCCCGGGGGTTCTCCCAGAACGAGACGACCTTCACCTCCGACGTGCTCGCGATGAAGGCCAAGGGCGTGAAGATCTTCATGGGCGTGGCCTTCCCCGACAACTACGCCGCCACCATCTCCCGGGAGTTCTCCGAGCAGAACTTCCACCCGCTCAACTGGGAGACCGCCGGCTACGGGAGCCAGTTCCTGCCGCTGGCCGGCGGGACCGCCAACGGGGCCTACCTGCCGCTCGGCACGGCGCTGTTCCTGGGCCAGGACTCCTCGGCCATCCCGGCCGTGGCCACCTTCACGAAGTGGATGAAGCAGATCGACTCGAAGGACTCGATTGCCCTGTGGGGCGCCACTTCGTGGTCGGCGGCGGCGCTGTTCGTCCAGGCCCTGAAGGACGCCGGGAAGAACCCGACCCGGGCCAGCCTGGTGGCGGCGCTCAACAAGATCACCAGCTTCGACGCGGGAGGGCTGATCGCACCCTCCAACCCGGCCAAGAACATCCCGGCCAACTGCTGGCTCCTGGCCCAGGTGAAGAACAACCAGATCGTCCGGGTGTCCCCGTCTCCCAAGAGCGGATTCATCTGCAGCCCGGGGGACATGCTCCCGATCAACGGCTGGACGCCCGAGACCAGGTAA